AGCAGGTGCTTGGATGGTGCCCAGTCTCCGCCAGAAGCAGGCTTGGCGGGCTCTCAAGTCAACCACTGAGTGCCATGGACCGCTCAGTTGCACCTGTCCCAAGCACTGTTTGACCCGCCCAGGGCTGGAAGGATTAGGAACCCTGGGCTCTGGTCTCCACGCCTGAGTCCTCTCCCTATGCCTCTTCTCTCAGGTGCTGTCATTAATCCAGACCATTAAAGAGCTGCTGGATCTGAATGGTCATGGGGGAGGCCAGTAGAGAGGAGTATAAAATCCAGTCTTTTGATGCCGAGACCCAACAGCTTCTGAAGACAGCACTCAAAGGTGAGCATGAGATTCCACCTGAGCTGGGGCAGGAGCTGCAGAGAAGGGGCTGAGCCCTAAGGCCAGGGAATGTTCATCCCTCTCCCTTCACTTTCTGAGGAGTCACAATCTAACTCTTGAACTGGACGATAAGCTACAATAAGGCTGATATTTGGGAGAATGGTTCAGAACCCTCTCTCAGACTGTaaagctttatttattcatttatttattttgaaatacccATGAAAGAGGAGAGCAGTTCCTGTCTTTTAAtcctttgtatttgatttgctggGTTCTGCATTGCTGAAGCCCACTCTTGCTTATATGGGGCTACCTGACTTGGATAGAGAATGGAAAACATTGATTTGCAGAGGAGATAATTACTGTGTCCCAAAGCTTTCCTTCTATAGCAATCAGTACAAAATGGTGACCCATCTTCCAATTAGCAGTGCCCATCACATGCCAGGCTAAGCCTGTGGAAAAGACCTGCATACCTACTTATCAGGAGCTGTGTGTGAATCATAGaacttccccccacccccagtactgATTAACCCAagggcaccctaccactgagctacatccccagccctattcttagATTTTAAGACAggtgctaagttgcccaggatcaaacgtatgatcctcctgccttacctctgagtagctgggattacaggtgtgcatcactgctaCATCTGGTtaaaatttcttctgtgaaattgaTGTAGACAGCTTAGTATAGTGTTCCTTTCTCAACCTAGTGCCATGAAGACATGTGTCCTAAGaagtttttgctttgtttggtCTCTACCAGCCACGTAACTCCCTGTTTTCTCTCTTTGGGCAACCAGGGGTCTTATAGCTGGAGCTGCTTCTATGAGTGGTTACTTACCCCCTTCTGTAGGTATTCTCCTTTGTGGTGCTTGGGGTCAAAGCTAAGGCCTTATGTATACTAGGGAAGTTCTATATAACTGAGCTTCCCCTCAGCCTCTTCTTCATCTCTCTAAATTTAAGCATATAATGTGAATACCCTAAATATCTCAAATTCCTCTTGGGAGCAGATGGAGGCAAATGTGATCAGCAGGCAGCTCTAGACTCCCCTCCTATCTTTACCTAGATCCAGGCGCTGTGGACTTGGAGAAAGTGGCCAATGTGATTGTGGACCATTCTCTGCAGGACTGTGTGTTCAGCAAGGAAGCAGGACGCATGTGCTACGCCATCATTCAGGTTGGGGGGTTGGCAGAGGAAAGGGAGCTGCTTTGAGGAAGACTACTCAGTAGTGGGAAGAGGCTGCCAGCAGGACAGAGATACGAAGAGCATTAGCTCAATGGCAGGGAGAAGTATAGGATAGGTGGGGTGACCACATCACTACCCCTGCCCCTCACCAGCCTCTCCCTGGCTCACAGGCAGAGAGTAAACAAGCAGGCCAGAGTGTCTTCCGTCGTGGACTCCTCAACCGGCTGCAGCAGGAGTACCAAGCCCGGGAGCAGCTGAGGGCACGCTCCCTGCAGGGCTGGGTCTGCTATGTCACCTTTATCTGCAACATCTTTGACTACCTGAGGGTGAGGCCCCAGCCACCCTGTGAGGCAGAGATGACCATTTCTCAAGTTTGAAATGCTCCATGGGGAGCATTTCAAACTTGAGAGATGGCTGCCACTCTGTCCCCTCCTTTTTCTCCACAGGTGAACAATATGCCCATGATGGCCCTGGTGAACCCTGTCTATGACTGCCTCTTCCGGCTGGCCCAGCCTGACAGTCTGAGCAAAGAGGAGGAGGTGGGTAGCCCTGGCACAGAAGGCTGTAGAGGGTTTGGAGGGCATCACTTCTGGGTAGCAGCCTGGTGGGGACATTTAAGGCCTGTTATAGTTACATGACAAGCTGCTGGGTCTGGAATTTATCCAGGACTGACAGCAGCCAAGACTGACTGGTTCAGCAGCTTCTCCCCAGCAGGAAAACCAAGCTATGATAGGAATGGTGACAGCCAAAGCCAGCTGTGGGCACAGATGGCCTAGAAACCAAACCAGGTCAGGCAGTCAGTGGGAAGCAGGAAAGTGGAGTTCAGAAGCAGTTTGGAGAACAAGCGAGGCCTGCCTGGCCAGATGTTCTAGGCAAGGTTCTGAACTCATTTCTCTTTGGAGGAGGAGGGTATGGGGGAGTGCAgttaccagggatttaactcaggggtacttgtctactgagccacatccccagccctattttgtattttatttagagacaggatatctcactgaattgcttggtgcctcgctgttgctgaggctggctttgaatttgcaatcctcctgcctcagcctcccgaaccactgggactataggcatgtgacactgtACCAGCCACTTGTTTCCTTCCTTACATGTGGGTAACATGGTGGGAGGTGTGAAAATGAAAAACTAGAATAAAGGACCAGGCACGGGGGCCTGACACTCAGCAAGCAATACCTCTCCTGTGAGAGGCAGGTCCTACCCAGACTGATGAGGTATTTTCTGCTACCTCTGCAGGTGGACTGCTTGGTGCTCCAGCTGCACCGGGTTGGGGAACAGCTGGAGAAGATGAATGGGCAGCGCATGGATGAGCTCTTTGTCCTGATCCGGGATGGCTTCCTGCTCCCAACAGGCCTCAGCTCCCTGGCCCAGCTGTTGCTGCTAGAGATCATTGAGTTCCGGGCGGCTGGCTGGAAGACCACGCCGGCTGCCCACAAGTATTACTACAGTGAGGTTTCTGACTAGGTTTGGCTCAGTGATTGCTCACTGCGGCACTGGTCTTTACTCCACCCTCCTCCTAAGATGGCAAGACAGCTGCCTCTCCCAAAGGCTTTCCCTTTCTAGACTTCCACATCTCCCCATTTATGCCATAGTCCTCTCATTCCCTTCCTCCACTCAGAGGTTGGCAGGGACACCAAACAGATCTGCTCCCTCGGCTCAAGACTGATCCCCTTTCCCCACAGCTCAATCAGCCTCTCTCTTACCACCTTCCCCCTGGGCCAGTCAGAGAAGGGCAGTTTCTAACCACTGCACCCTATAATAATTGGTGCAACATAACcttggtgcctcagtttccccatatgTAAAATGGGTAATCACAGTCATCCATAGGATGTTTTGGGATTTTGAGGAGCACAGAGCACAGCTCGTACCAGAAACtgctttttatacattttgtataaAAACTACTGTGGAAACCAGCCTATATCCTCCAGCCAGTTTTAATGAATGGTAGTTCTTACATAATGTGTTATACTAGTTCAGATTAAAGATTTTCTAATAATCATTTCTAATACAAAAATTTCTTCCTTTCATAGTATCCGAAGGCCCACTCTGAGGTGAAGAGAAGCCTGGGCCCTGAGTTTCTTGGAGAAAATCAATAAGTTGACTTGTTCTCTCTTTACAAAGAGATGGGACAGGGAGAGCTATTCTAGCCCCAAAGGAAGAGGACTGATAGGCAACAAACATGCTGCTCCATTCTTCTCAAAAGGAACTATATCCTTAACCCACAGGTACTTTTCAAGAGAACAGTGGCTCATaaggttttcttgtttttaaatggcagaggccctgggctctgatGGGAACCTTTCCTCCCCCTCTACCACCAACGGTAGTGGGCCAGGGCTCGGTTGGCCTCAGCCATCTTGTGCATTTCGTGCTTCCTCTTGATTACGGGGCCTTGGTTGTGAAAGGCCTGCAACAGCTCATGTGACAGCTTCTCTGGCATCAATGTCCGCCGGTGCTTATTCTTTCGGCATTCAGTGATCATCCACTTCATGGCTAGGAAGCGGCGACGTCGGTCAGCTAGGGGCACAGGGACCTGGGTGAGGGGACAGGACAGGTAAGCGGGGACAGGACAGGTAAGCGGGTCCAGGGGCTTGCCATGGCTGGGGACTCCTGACTCCCAAAGCTGTAAGGAATGgctctgtctttttttctttgacccTCATCTTTGGATAACCTCAGGGTAGCAGACATAAGTGGCTTTGCAAACCTCACCAAGTATTGGCCTTTTCCCCTCGAATGGAAGCTTTGCCACAAGCACCGATTGGAAAAAGCCCTGTTTTCTGGGTGACATAGCTACTCTGGGTGACCAAGTGTGCCTAAAAACATGACCCCGTGTACAAGAATCATTTGCAAGGCTCTATGTGTCAGATACTAAAGGTGCAGTGAGAAACTTCGTACCATAATGGAGTTTATACTGATAAGGCAAAAAAACCCTTCTAATACCAAAGATTATTACAACCTATGCTAGAGATACCAAGTTCAATACCACTAAAAGTGATGAACCATCAGTTAAGGGTCAAGCACTATGCTAGATACTGGCATATAACTTTGGGATATAAACGTAGTCCCTTCGCCAAAAGAAATATATGGTTTAGGACAAACAGGATGCTAAACAGAAGGTGGGAGGGATGGGCTACCAGAAGATGTCAATTAGCTACTTCTTTGctctcttccttttctgtcttctgcttaTACAACTAAAGTGAGTAGATCCTGATGGTCTCTAGTCTAGAGAGCTAACAATCTCTTGGCCCAGCTCTGGGCCCtcccaccatctttttttttttttttggtgggggagggccTTTACTAGGTATGGAACCCCCGGCTTTATGAATGCtaataagcaagtgctctgccaccgagctacaCTCCTAGCCTTCCATTCCCATTGTTTTCCATGAGGGCAGCCCTGCTTTCTTGCTAGACCACTCACCTGGTAGAAATGGCCACCCCTGAGGATGGGTACCAGCCCAATTACAGGCTCACAGTTTTTTAGTGCTTGGCGGAAGATGGTGTAGGGGTTGCGTTCAATGGTTGCCTGTTCCTCTCCAGAAGCAGCATGGTACTTCTCAAACTGCTTCCTTTTCACAGATTCCAGAGTCTGCAAAGGGAGACAGTGGAAGAAGTTGCACCAGGCTTCATATAGAGTTGACCCATCCAGCTAGTACCTTGCCCTTTACTCCCACCACTCAGTTCTTTACAGTACAGTTGAACCCTCATCATGTACAatacaaagttctttttttttagttctcagtggacaaacatctttctttctatgtggtgctgaggatcgaacccaggccacacgcatgccaggcgagcgtgctaccacttgagccacatccccagccccaatacaaaGTTCTTAAGTGCCTCCTTCTTTTGCTAGACTAGGACAGAAAGAGTGGGCAGAGATTTGTGACATGGCAGGGAATGGCAGTTGTTGACTCCTGCAGGACCTCATTGAAGCCCCAAACCCTATACATTACAGGggagttaattttaaaaagaggcatATGAATAGATTCTAatattttttgggtactggggattgaacccaaagagcTTAATTagtgagccacagccccatcttttttttttaatgttgagacagggtctggctaaattgcttagagtctccaactctcctccctcagcctcctgagttgttggggtTAAAGGCATGTGTCATCATGCCTGGCCCATTCTTCTTGAAGAGAAAGATAACAGGAGGAACTCTTTACCTGGTTCATGAGAGATCTGGCCAGTACTTTGTTTCCTCCTTTCATCATCATGTTGGTGAATTTACTTCAAGGAGAAAAGCAACAGATTTAGCTTTCTAAGGCTATATTATGGTATCCTTGCTGCAGACCCTCCCTGGGATAATCCCAGTCCGTGGAACAAGAGTTTCCATCTAACCTGATCACCGGGTCTGCAAACACGGAGCTTGTTTTCGTCGCTGGGGCAGCTTTGATGAGCTGAGTTTTCTTGAGCTCCTGGTCATATTTCTCCTCCTCGGTGAGCTCTGCCATAGACTTGCGGTAATGTTCCTTGTCAATTAGGGGATCTCTGAATTCAGCACCATAGCGGCTCCACCTCACCTGGGTTTGCCTGGGAGCGGGAAGCAAAGGAGGCAGGCACAAGCTGACTCCACAAGTGAACAAGCTTGACTTAACAATAGGTATGTGTGCCAACCCGCCAACGAGGGTGAGCAGCACGGAAGCCGCGAGCTTTACCTGAACAGTAATAATTTTGGCTCTGTCCCAAGAGGTAGAAGGACCTTCCCCAAACAGGTCAGGAAAGCTTCCTCCTAGTCAAATGCTAACGGTAAGAACAAGCTCCCGCCAGCTCACCTCTCCACCCACCTCCAGGCATCTCAGCTCTAAACTCTTAACAGGGCTGCACTTCCAGCTCGAGTTACACCCCGACATAGCCCGACCTCCCAGCCAAGGGGCAGTCACTAAATCTTCAAGACTGGCCCAAGGTTACGCAGCGGGTTAAGAGGCTTGAACTTAGGTGTTTCGACCCCTAGAGCAGCGCTCTCTCCAAGGTCCAGCGTAGGTCGGCCTGTGGTTCCTTTCTTTCCCCGCAGGTCCCTCCGTGAAGACCCAGGTGGTGCTCCCAGCTGCCCGCTGCCCTCTTACCCTAGAAGCGGACTGACAGTACGCAGGAAGCCCGGCGCCAAGCCTGACCAGCCTAGCAGAGCCTTCAGTGCGGGGGCAGCCATCTTGGCCGGCCACGAGGACCCCACAAGGACTGTCCTCGGCGCGCCTGAGCTAGGGACGGGAGACGGGATAAAGACGTCAGAGGGTCCTAAAACTTCATTTTCATTGATCTGCACATTAGAATCTCTCACTCCAAGGGCCAAAAGgaagaaccaaaaagaaacaCTCGCGGTCCCAATATCCGTCGCAGTCTGGCGGACCCTCAATAACAGCGCTCACTCCTCTCAGGCCCCCATGCAGGCCCCGCCCTGGTTCAGCTCGTACGGACTCTCGCGAGGGTTGGGGCCGCGGGGTCGACCCGGGCGGCTGCAATATGGCGGAGGCGGAAGGGGAGAGCCTGGAGTCTTGGCTGAGTGAGTAACCGCGGCCGCTTCTGCGTGTCCTCGAGCCGCCGAGCGGTCCCTCTCCTCACCCCGCGTCCCCTCCCGGGCTCCGCGGCGGCGCCGCTTGGCGGCTCGCGCCCGGGCGACCCCTTGGCAAGCATCCGGCGATCACGCCCCTTCGCGAGCAGAGGGCCCCTCTCTGCAGCGCGTCCTCCCGCTCCCGCGCGAGGCGGCCGTAGCTTTGGGTCCTGTCGTGGCCCGACAGGCCTGGGGAGAGTGGCAAGGAAGTTCTCAGGGCTGACAGTCATTGGCGCTTTGGAGCTGATGGTAGGGCCGCTCCCGAGTGTGACTCCGGAattcctgcaccccagtccccgaGGAAGGGAAAAAGCTCCGTATTTGGGCTGAAGCTCGGGGGAGAGGTGGGTGCTGCCACCGGTACACACGCCTGGCAGCTTCAAAATCTTGACCATGGAAAACTGACAGCTTTGCTCAGGCAGAAAGCTTGAAGTGCTAATAATTTTCCAAAGAGCGACGATAGACAACTGGTTTAAGTCGACGTTGGGACTCCCTCACACGCACACACTTGATCTTCGCGACATAACACACTCTGAGTAAAGCGAAGAAGCAGTTGGAAGCTGTAACCATAAGCGATGTATTGCTGTAATTGTTAATTCACATTACTCTGAAAGAATGGGGGTTAACCTTAGCAGGCAGTATTTTGCTAAAGGGTTAATATGTGAACTTTCCTAAGGGCTAGACCCTCTGGGGGTCTCTTTCAGTAGAACAGATACTGGACAGGATAAGACAGAAAGATGTGGACATCCTGCCTTGTGCAGTATGCCTTACTGAGTAGTCTCCAAGTTCTTGAGGGTGATGGCTGTTGCCTGGAATTGCCTGACCCTTCTTAAGAAACCCATTTCAAGAGGTAGAACCTAGGCTTTAACAGAAGcacattccaaaagggagaaaagtaaaattacatttGCAAAGCCTGCTGTTGAAGGTAGGTCACAAAGTCTTTAGTATATGTGGAACTAACTATTCTCCATGGAGATCAAAATGCTATAAAGATATTCATTGAAATTGTTTACAAGTATCCTAGCAAAGAAGGTTATTCTGTCAAAAGTTTCTCAAAAAGATAACACCTTGACTGCAATCAAACTACCTGCCTAGAATCATATGTAGAATTTCACAGTGGAATTGGTTTGATTCAGATTTGGGGAGGGGGGCATTTGGGAATTTGATTGGCAATGATCCAGAAAGGAGATAGAATTTAAGCCAGGTCTTAAAGATTCAGAAAAATTGGCTAAGAAAACGCTGGATATTCTGAGTGCGTAgtgcactcaggaggctgaggcaggaggatcacatgtttgaaaCCAACCTG
This window of the Ictidomys tridecemlineatus isolate mIctTri1 chromosome 3, mIctTri1.hap1, whole genome shotgun sequence genome carries:
- the Mrps7 gene encoding small ribosomal subunit protein uS7m, whose product is MAAPALKALLGWSGLAPGFLRTVSPLLGQTQVRWSRYGAEFRDPLIDKEHYRKSMAELTEEEKYDQELKKTQLIKAAPATKTSSVFADPVISKFTNMMMKGGNKVLARSLMNQTLESVKRKQFEKYHAASGEEQATIERNPYTIFRQALKNCEPVIGLVPILRGGHFYQVPVPLADRRRRFLAMKWMITECRKNKHRRTLMPEKLSHELLQAFHNQGPVIKRKHEMHKMAEANRALAHYRWW
- the Mif4gd gene encoding MIF4G domain-containing protein, whose protein sequence is MVMGEASREEYKIQSFDAETQQLLKTALKDPGAVDLEKVANVIVDHSLQDCVFSKEAGRMCYAIIQAESKQAGQSVFRRGLLNRLQQEYQAREQLRARSLQGWVCYVTFICNIFDYLRVNNMPMMALVNPVYDCLFRLAQPDSLSKEEEVDCLVLQLHRVGEQLEKMNGQRMDELFVLIRDGFLLPTGLSSLAQLLLLEIIEFRAAGWKTTPAAHKYYYSEVSD